The genomic stretch ATTCGTGTCGTACGTACAGGAATGTCAAGATGCAAAACGCAATGCCGATTGCCAGGCCGGTAATGTTGATCGCAGAATACACTTTGTAACGGACGAGGTTTCGATACGCTACGGTCAGGTAATTGCGGAACATTTTGTTCTCCTTGGATGTCGCAGACGGTCATAACACAGCTTGTCTCAAAGGAGCGGAGAGATTAGAGAGAATGATTGTTCAGTCCGTCAAGTGCGAAGTCACAAGATCTCTTAGCTGACTCGCAAAGGCATACTTTGCGACAAGCAAACCGTTCTGATCTATCAGGAAGTATGCTGGAATCATATCGACATTGTAGGCTCTCGATATCCTTCTCTCGGGCTGGGTGTCCACGACGTGATGCCAACCCATTTGGTTGTCCTGTGTGAACTGCAACACTTTGTCCTTGGATTTGTCAGCACTTACACTGATGATGGCAAAACCTTTGTCGGCATAGTCCCGCCACAGACTTCTGAGTGCAGGTATATGGCTTATGCACGGCCCGCAGTATGTTGACCAGAAGTCCAGGAGTACAAGCTGATTTCGAAAGGACTCCAGATTGATCTCACTTCCAGACAAATCTGCGGCGGTGAAAGACGGTGCGGGTTTGCCCAATTCGAGGTCTCGTCTCTCTTCAACTGCAACGTCGTGGACAGCCAGTGTAAGCGTGCTACCATCAGGAGATATTCGTTCGACGCGGTACGGTGTTCCATTGATAGAGAAAGGCTTACTGGCTCTATAGACTTCGATTGACCTGTATCCGTTGTCGAGAATACCGTCGCCATTTGTGTCAAGTATTAACCTGGATGTCTTAGGATCATAGGTTGCGTACTCCCCCTCTGCGTGAAGTCCCAGACGCATTTGTATCCTACCAAATTGTACCTTTCCTGTTAGAAGTTCTCTTACTTGTCCACGGAATTTAGGAATAGGAGG from Gemmatimonadota bacterium encodes the following:
- a CDS encoding TlpA family protein disulfide reductase, which gives rise to MNKLLRKDGILMNRTIIYFASLLLIILLSGKPLEAEGDNTITINLERSTPDPDDVTFLWPSMDLSDSKMVGLEPAEELKGIPEDFPVQFFGGYRLSSSGTPHGGIIPDDTVSFLAGQSETGEYVFLFDTDNDENFSDEKIFQGLAFSFGEDTGGYKGVAEVAFEYVQDGRVRSRNVDIEVYRFTNYKKRTGEPPIPKFRGQVRELLTGKVQFGRIQMRLGLHAEGEYATYDPKTSRLILDTNGDGILDNGYRSIEVYRASKPFSINGTPYRVERISPDGSTLTLAVHDVAVEERRDLELGKPAPSFTAADLSGSEINLESFRNQLVLLDFWSTYCGPCISHIPALRSLWRDYADKGFAIISVSADKSKDKVLQFTQDNQMGWHHVVDTQPERRISRAYNVDMIPAYFLIDQNGLLVAKYAFASQLRDLVTSHLTD